A genomic region of Oryza glaberrima chromosome 1, OglaRS2, whole genome shotgun sequence contains the following coding sequences:
- the LOC127763069 gene encoding 17.9 kDa heat shock protein 2, with amino-acid sequence MSLVKLFDTLAFDAWNPFSIFGTTVAADAWLASDTSAFANTYIESRETAEAYVFRADLPAGVKKEEVRVEVDEGNVLVITGERSVRREEKGQRSHHIERSCATFFGRFHLPDDAVVDLVRASMDGGMLTVTVPKVVTDKQPAIAAAAPVPAVVAPAAEAKAIEASP; translated from the coding sequence ATGTCTCTGGTGAAGCTGTTTGATACGCTGGCGTTCGACGCCTGGAACCCGTTCAGCATCTTcgggacgacggtggcggcggacgcGTGGCTGGCGAGCGACACGTCGGCGTTCGCCAACACGTACATCGAGAGCCGGGAGACGGCGGAGGCGTACGTGTTCCGGGCGGACCTGCCGGCGGGGGTGAAGAAGGAGGAGGTGCGGGTGGAGGTGGACGAGGGGAACGTGCTGGTGATCACCGGCGAGCGCAGCGTCCGGCGGGAGGAGAAGGGCCAGCGGTCGCACCACATCGAGCGCAGCTGCGCCACCTTCTTCGGCAGGTTCCACCTCCccgacgacgccgtcgtcgacctcgTCAGGGCGTCCATGGACGGCGGCATGCTCACCGTCACCGTGCCCAAGGTGGTCACTGACAAGCagcccgccatcgccgccgccgcacccgtcCCCGCCGTCGTCGCACCCGCTGCCGAGGCGAAGGCAATCGAAGCCAGCCCGTAG
- the LOC127760568 gene encoding probable calcium-binding protein CML16 — translation MSNTTEKKMPQQQQVERPTALAPADAEIERVFTRFDADGDGRISPSELAAVTRAIAPPPSESAGGREVAAMMNELDTDRDGFVDLGEFAAFHGRGRGDAEHEAELRAAFDVYDVDGDGRITAAELGKVLGRIGEGCSAEECERMIASVDVDGDGCVGFEEFKEMMCRDAAATGGADKAKTE, via the coding sequence ATGTCGAACACCACCGAGAAGAAGatgccgcagcagcagcaggttgAGAGGCCGACGGCGTTGGCGCCGGCGGACGCGGAGATCGAGAGGGTCTTCACCCGCTTCGACGCGGACGGGGACGGCAGGATCTCCCCCTCGGAGCTGGCCGCGGTGACGCGCgccatcgcgccgccgcccagcgagtccgccggcggccgcgaggTGGCCGCCATGATGAACGAGCTCGACACCGACCGCGACGGCTTCGTCGACCTCGGCGAGTTCGCGGCGTTCCACGGCCGCGGGCGCGGGGACGCCGAGCACGAGGCCGAGCTGCGCGCCGCGTTCGACGTgtacgacgtcgacggcgacggccgcatCACGGCGGCCGAGCTCGGCAAGGTCCTCGGCCGGATCGGCGAGGGCTGCAGCGCCGAGGAGTGCGAGAGGATGATCGCCtccgtcgacgtcgacggcgatggctgCGTCGGGTTCGAGGAGTTCAAGGAGATGATGTGCCGTGATGCCGCTGCAACCGGCGGCGCTGACAAGGCCAAGACGGAGTAA
- the LOC127764686 gene encoding 16.9 kDa class I heat shock protein 1, with amino-acid sequence MSLVRRSNVFDPFSLDLWDPFDSVFRSVVPATSDNDTAAFANARIDWKETPESHVFKADLPGVKKEEVKVEVEEGNVLVISGQRSKEKEDKNDKWHRVERSSGQFMRRFRLPENAKVDQVKAGLENGVLTVTVPKAEVKKPEVKAIEISG; translated from the coding sequence ATGTCGCTGGTGAGGCGCAGCAACGTGTTCGACCCATTCTCCCTCGACCTCTGGGACCCCTTCGACAGCGTGTTCCGCTCCGTCGTCCCGGCCACCTCCGACAACgacaccgccgccttcgccaaCGCCCGCATCGACTGGAAGGAGACGCCGGAGTCGCACGTCTTCAAGGCCGACCTCCCCGGCGTCaagaaggaggaggtgaaggtggaggtggaggaaggcAACGTGCTGGTGATCAGCGGGCAGCGCagcaaggagaaggaggacaaGAACGACAAGTGGCACCGCGTGGAGCGCAGCAGCGGGCAGTTCATGCGGCGGTTCAGGCTGCCGGAGAACGCCAAGGTGGACCAGGTGAAGGCCGGACTGGAGAACGGCGTGCTCACTGTCACCGTGCCCAAGGCCGAGGTCAAGAAGCCTGAGGTGAAGGCCATTGAGATCTCCGGTTAA
- the LOC127764258 gene encoding 16.9 kDa class I heat shock protein 3: MSLVRRSNVFDPFADFWDPFDGVLRSLVPATSDRDTAAFANARVDWKETPESHVFKADLPGVKKEEVKVEVEEGNVLVISGQRSKEKEDKNDKWHRVERSSGQFMRRFRLPENAKVDQVKASMENGVLTVTVPKAEVKKAEVKAIEISG; the protein is encoded by the coding sequence ATGTCGCTCGTGAGGCGCAGCAACGTGTTCGACCCCTTCGCCGACTTCTGGGACCCCTTCGACGGCGTCCTCCGCTCCCTCGTCCCGGCGACCTCCGACCGCGACACCGCCGCTTTCGCCAACGCCCGCGTCGACTGGAAGGAGACGCCGGAGTCGCACGTCTTCAAGGCCGACCTCCCCGGCGtgaagaaggaggaggtgaaggtggaggtggaggagggcaACGTGCTGGTGATCAGCGGGCAGCGCagcaaggagaaggaggacaaGAACGACAAGTGGCACCGCGTGGAGCGCAGCAGCGGGCAGTTCATGCGGCGGTTCAGGCTGCCGGAGAACGCCAAGGTGGACCAGGTGAAGGCCAGCATGGAGAACGGCGTGCTCACCGTCACCGTGCCCAAGGCTGAGGTCAAGAAGGCCGAGGTGAAGGCAATTGAGATCTCTGGCTGA
- the LOC127786379 gene encoding 16.6 kDa heat shock protein, with translation MSLVRSGNVLDPMSVDFWADADPFGAVRSLAERCPVLTNVRVDWKETPTAHVFTADLPGVRKDQAKVEVEDGGVLVISGERAREEDVDGKNDERWHHVERSSGKFQRRFRLPRGARVDQVSASMDNGVLTVTVPKEETKKPQLKAIPISG, from the coding sequence ATGTCGCTAGTGCGGAGCGGCAACGTGTTGGACCCGATGTCGGTGGACTTCTGGGCGGACGCCGACCCGTTCGGCGCCGTGCGCTCCCTCGCGGAGCGGTGCCCCGTGCTCACCAACGTCCGCGTCGACTGGAAGGAGACGCCGACGGCGCACGTCTTCACGGCCGACCTCCCCGGCGTCCGGAAGGATCAGGccaaggtggaggtggaggacggcggcgtgcTCGTCATCAGCGGCGAGCGCGCCAGGGAGGAGGACGTCGACGGGAAGAACGACGAGCGGTGGCACCACGTGGAGCGCAGCAGCGGCAAGTTCCAGAGGCGGTTCCGCCtgccgcgcggcgcgcgggtggACCAGGTGAGCGCGTCCATGGACAATGGGGTGCTCACGGTCACCGTGCCCAAGGAGGAGACCAAGAAGCCGCAGCTGAAGGCTATCCCCATCTCGGGCTGA